A window from Pseudobutyrivibrio ruminis HUN009 encodes these proteins:
- a CDS encoding EAL domain-containing protein, with protein sequence MREEHNDTIMTGQIPKGLPGGFFVYEAGGDEHIVFAEPNVVRLFGCDSFDEFMELVGGNFKGMVHPDDLYKIENQIEAQTIYAEKRHDYVRYRIITKQGDLRYIEDFGHLLHCGDGKSYYSVFIVDVDQNEYLNTTSNSYAEAEVLSANRETDELTGLLNMAYFYNKVQVLLTAPESRRQVASFVHFDIPNFKLYNERHGFKMGDELLCDFGRTISEVFYGGTVARFSDDHFVVYCTTPKEEVIECVEEVYRRMLLTDDVNKKVKIKAGIYFMEDRRAEVGLACDHARLACNSIKSRHDVNYRVYDDIIRDGLRRQQFVVDHIDEAIAKDYIKVFYQPIIRVNTGKICGYEALVRWVDPENGMLPPGYFIETLEHFHLIHLVDEFVVKKVCQDYRKLADEGESLVPISVNISRLDFEICNVYKLLSDFCEIYEVPRNMIDVEITESAFTDNTGLIKEEVGRIREAGYEIWIDDFGSGYSSLTTLADYQFDVLKLDMVFLRSADKNPKTKTLMSYIIKTANQLGASPLCEGVETKEHYEFLKEAGCERAQGFYFGKPMPLNELLDRMYEKGMQWEE encoded by the coding sequence ATGAGAGAAGAACACAACGACACCATAATGACTGGGCAAATTCCAAAGGGGCTACCAGGCGGCTTTTTTGTTTACGAAGCAGGTGGCGATGAACATATAGTATTTGCTGAGCCAAATGTAGTAAGGCTGTTTGGCTGTGATAGCTTTGATGAGTTTATGGAACTGGTTGGCGGCAATTTTAAAGGAATGGTTCACCCAGACGATTTATATAAAATTGAAAATCAAATCGAGGCCCAGACCATCTATGCAGAAAAAAGACATGATTATGTGCGATATAGAATAATTACCAAGCAAGGAGACTTACGCTATATTGAAGATTTTGGGCATCTTCTTCACTGTGGCGATGGAAAGAGCTACTATTCTGTATTCATAGTTGACGTTGATCAAAATGAATACTTGAACACTACAAGTAATTCCTATGCTGAGGCAGAGGTGCTGTCAGCAAATAGAGAAACAGATGAGCTTACAGGTTTATTAAATATGGCTTATTTCTATAATAAGGTTCAGGTGCTTTTGACAGCTCCAGAGTCACGCAGACAAGTTGCGTCCTTTGTCCATTTTGATATTCCAAACTTCAAACTCTACAATGAGCGCCATGGTTTCAAGATGGGCGACGAGCTTTTGTGTGATTTTGGTCGGACTATAAGCGAAGTTTTCTATGGTGGTACTGTAGCAAGATTTTCAGATGACCACTTTGTAGTGTATTGCACAACTCCAAAGGAAGAAGTTATTGAGTGTGTTGAAGAAGTATACCGTAGAATGCTTCTCACAGATGATGTAAATAAAAAAGTAAAAATAAAAGCAGGTATATATTTCATGGAAGACCGCCGTGCAGAAGTTGGATTAGCATGCGATCATGCAAGACTTGCTTGTAATAGTATAAAAAGCCGACATGATGTAAACTATCGTGTTTACGATGATATTATTCGTGATGGCCTGCGCCGTCAGCAGTTTGTTGTTGACCATATTGATGAGGCCATTGCAAAGGATTATATAAAGGTATTCTATCAGCCAATTATAAGAGTCAACACAGGAAAGATATGTGGATATGAAGCTCTTGTAAGATGGGTGGATCCTGAAAATGGAATGCTTCCTCCAGGATACTTTATTGAAACATTGGAGCATTTTCATTTAATTCATCTTGTAGATGAATTCGTAGTAAAAAAAGTTTGTCAGGATTATAGAAAGCTTGCTGATGAGGGAGAATCTTTGGTTCCAATATCAGTAAATATTTCAAGGCTGGATTTTGAGATTTGTAATGTATATAAGCTTCTTTCGGATTTCTGTGAAATATACGAAGTTCCAAGAAACATGATAGATGTGGAAATCACAGAAAGTGCCTTTACAGATAATACTGGACTAATCAAAGAAGAGGTAGGCAGAATCCGCGAGGCAGGCTACGAGATTTGGATTGATGATTTTGGCAGTGGCTATTCATCACTTACCACCCTGGCAGATTATCAATTCGATGTATTGAAGCTTGATATGGTATTTCTGCGAAGCGCAGATAAAAATCCAAAGACTAAAACTTTAATGAGTTATATTATAAAGACCGCAAATCAATTGGGAGCATCTCCTCTATGTGAAGGCGTTGAGACTAAGGAACACTATGAATTCCTTAAGGAAGCTGGTTGTGAAAGGGCTCAAGGCTTCTACTTCGGAAAACCTATGCCTCTTAATGAGCTGTTGGATAGAATGTATGAAAAAGGAATGCAGTGGGAAGAATAA
- the mscL gene encoding large conductance mechanosensitive channel protein MscL — MGKKNGFISEFKEFILRGNVMDMAVGVIVGGAFTAIVTSLNEDILTPILGIFGGTDFSELKVTLGTGEAAPVLTYGNFITAIINFLITALVIFCIIKGINRGTERAAALLKKNKEEAEAAEPTEKDCPYCYSKIHIKATRCPHCTAQL; from the coding sequence ATGGGTAAAAAAAATGGTTTTATTTCTGAGTTTAAAGAATTTATTCTTCGTGGAAATGTAATGGACATGGCTGTCGGTGTTATCGTAGGTGGCGCTTTCACAGCTATCGTGACTTCCCTTAACGAAGATATCCTCACTCCAATCCTTGGAATCTTTGGAGGAACAGATTTTTCTGAGTTAAAGGTTACCCTTGGAACTGGAGAGGCCGCACCTGTTCTTACATATGGTAATTTTATTACAGCAATTATCAATTTCCTTATTACTGCTCTTGTAATCTTCTGCATTATCAAGGGTATCAACAGAGGAACAGAAAGAGCCGCTGCTCTTTTAAAGAAAAATAAAGAAGAGGCTGAGGCAGCAGAGCCAACCGAGAAGGATTGCCCATACTGCTACAGCAAGATTCACATCAAGGCAACTCGTTGCCCACATTGTACAGCTCAGCTTTAA
- a CDS encoding zinc ribbon domain-containing protein: MFCVKCGREIIPGTRFCTGCGTPVQAAEQPAPQPVPQQQAPVEQPVPPVQPQPIPQPAPQPMPQQVDVKAAKKAAKEAKKAEKRAAKAAKKAAKANNEGGSKKPPIFVWIIIAVLVVAAAVAAVFVLHRSKTINVNDYVTVEFTGYDSMGKAEVTIDESFWEDLYSKSRFDDKSKVKKSFTSHYGPADYMEEAVGNKISYDVDPEKKLSNGDEVSVSWKIKADSIEKKYGVKVEYEDTTYTVEKLEEVKEFDPFDGIEISYTGIDGEGKASIKVVKEDAVYNDFSYSSSQSYYLSEGDIITVTFAPSYSEDELAEMCAEKYGMVPTAVTKDYKVEGLGHLLKDSTEITEESMGSVIEDCEKKITDVSRLSEMEEMQSIKYLGSYLLQEADYSEGNEVIAVFECSVMLSDTDSLDTDTFTFYTYVEINNVSINEKGECGYEKILGTTTTTVQYETKFDKKFNYYGYEKEADCKAEIEEAIDWYVKYYGLVTSNTFGEAL; the protein is encoded by the coding sequence ATGTTTTGTGTAAAATGCGGTAGAGAAATAATTCCAGGTACTAGATTCTGTACTGGATGTGGTACTCCAGTACAAGCAGCTGAACAGCCAGCTCCTCAGCCAGTACCTCAGCAACAGGCTCCAGTAGAACAGCCAGTTCCACCAGTACAACCACAGCCAATTCCACAGCCAGCTCCACAACCTATGCCTCAGCAGGTGGATGTGAAAGCTGCAAAAAAGGCTGCCAAGGAAGCGAAGAAGGCTGAAAAGAGAGCAGCTAAGGCTGCTAAGAAAGCTGCCAAGGCAAATAATGAAGGCGGAAGCAAAAAGCCACCAATTTTTGTGTGGATTATTATTGCAGTTCTAGTGGTTGCAGCAGCTGTAGCAGCAGTATTTGTTTTACATCGTTCAAAGACAATCAATGTAAATGATTACGTGACTGTAGAGTTCACAGGCTATGATTCAATGGGCAAGGCTGAAGTTACAATCGATGAGTCATTCTGGGAAGATTTATATAGCAAGTCTAGATTTGATGATAAATCAAAGGTAAAGAAGTCATTCACTTCACACTATGGCCCTGCAGATTATATGGAAGAAGCAGTTGGCAATAAAATCAGCTATGATGTGGATCCAGAAAAGAAGCTTTCAAACGGAGATGAAGTATCAGTTTCTTGGAAGATAAAGGCTGATTCCATCGAAAAGAAATATGGTGTCAAGGTTGAGTACGAGGATACTACATACACAGTAGAAAAGCTTGAAGAGGTCAAAGAGTTCGATCCATTCGATGGAATCGAAATTTCTTATACAGGTATTGATGGAGAAGGTAAGGCATCTATCAAGGTAGTTAAGGAAGATGCAGTTTATAACGATTTCTCATATTCATCAAGCCAGAGCTACTACTTATCAGAGGGAGATATCATTACCGTAACATTTGCACCATCATACAGTGAGGATGAGCTTGCTGAAATGTGTGCAGAGAAATATGGCATGGTTCCAACAGCTGTTACAAAGGATTACAAAGTAGAGGGCCTTGGACATCTTCTTAAGGATTCTACAGAGATTACTGAGGAGAGCATGGGTTCTGTAATCGAAGATTGCGAAAAGAAGATTACGGATGTTTCTCGTCTTAGTGAAATGGAGGAAATGCAGAGCATAAAGTACTTAGGTTCATACCTTCTCCAGGAGGCAGATTACTCTGAAGGAAATGAAGTAATTGCTGTTTTTGAGTGTTCAGTGATGCTTTCTGATACAGATTCATTAGACACAGATACATTTACATTCTATACATATGTTGAAATCAACAATGTTAGCATCAATGAAAAGGGTGAATGTGGCTATGAAAAGATTCTTGGTACAACCACCACAACAGTACAATACGAAACAAAGTTTGACAAAAAGTTTAATTATTATGGATATGAAAAAGAAGCCGATTGTAAAGCAGAAATCGAAGAGGCAATTGACTGGTATGTAAAATACTATGGATTGGTTACTTCAAACACATTCGGCGAGGCTTTATAA
- a CDS encoding SseB family protein has product MGLFDKKKKEQEVNTKATENLNIEDTDVTDKVDTSNRFFVLVEGVTSMLDGNGSIISGQLYGQLHKGDQVYLYQANAQVAECEIQAVEALIEEKTSIVDEAENTSVSLQLNLPDEVAVRKYAVITNLKPQEKVDPRVSIENPALAGIINGMVKFGKDNGFHATLAYWLSHGHFITPIKMDIEPELNENGVAKISKDTKIGFYMLKSQIKLTGTPEGKDSLVLPLFTDWASLRRWKNLAKDGQRVHTQILSFQDVYGMLKRGNVYSGIAVNPFNEVPCTLPIPYLDTITNTPGYKNDFGIKEDGAGAVQEQKIPAGKRILLGVPKETEEVVAIRSKLKEYGQEHDDIKSISFLTKVEEDTKVVRHLVVLEFPEGYETDNMKQHMEAIYKELNPLAKEIKQIEYAIKGRIKAIDDVVAQHEEQMLIYRA; this is encoded by the coding sequence ATGGGTTTATTTGACAAAAAGAAAAAAGAACAAGAGGTTAACACAAAGGCAACTGAAAACCTCAATATCGAAGATACTGACGTGACTGACAAGGTAGATACTAGCAATAGATTCTTCGTATTGGTAGAGGGTGTCACATCAATGCTTGACGGAAATGGAAGCATTATTTCAGGACAGCTTTACGGCCAGCTCCACAAGGGCGACCAGGTATATTTATATCAGGCCAATGCACAGGTTGCAGAATGCGAAATTCAGGCTGTTGAGGCTCTTATTGAAGAAAAGACTTCAATCGTAGATGAGGCAGAGAACACATCAGTTTCTCTACAGCTCAATCTTCCAGACGAGGTGGCAGTTCGTAAGTATGCTGTCATCACAAATCTTAAGCCACAGGAAAAGGTGGACCCAAGGGTTTCTATCGAAAATCCAGCATTAGCAGGAATTATTAATGGTATGGTTAAGTTTGGCAAGGATAATGGCTTCCATGCAACACTTGCTTATTGGCTTAGTCATGGTCATTTCATTACACCAATCAAAATGGATATTGAGCCTGAGCTTAATGAAAATGGTGTTGCAAAAATTAGCAAGGATACAAAAATCGGATTCTACATGCTTAAGTCTCAGATTAAGCTTACTGGCACACCAGAAGGTAAAGACAGCTTAGTACTTCCACTTTTTACAGACTGGGCATCACTTCGCAGATGGAAGAATCTTGCAAAGGATGGACAGAGAGTGCACACTCAAATCCTTTCATTCCAGGATGTATACGGAATGCTTAAGCGCGGAAATGTTTATTCAGGAATTGCTGTTAATCCATTTAACGAAGTTCCATGTACACTTCCAATTCCATATTTGGACACTATCACAAACACACCGGGCTACAAAAACGATTTCGGAATCAAGGAAGATGGAGCAGGCGCTGTTCAGGAGCAGAAGATTCCAGCAGGAAAGAGAATACTTCTTGGTGTTCCAAAGGAGACAGAAGAGGTTGTTGCTATTCGTAGCAAGCTTAAGGAATATGGACAGGAGCATGATGATATTAAATCTATCAGCTTCCTTACAAAGGTTGAAGAGGATACAAAGGTTGTTCGTCATTTAGTAGTATTGGAGTTTCCTGAGGGGTACGAAACAGACAATATGAAGCAGCATATGGAGGCAATCTATAAAGAGCTCAATCCGCTTGCAAAGGAAATCAAGCAGATTGAATATGCAATAAAGGGACGTATAAAGGCTATCGATGACGTAGTGGCTCAGCACGAGGAGCAGATGCTGATTTATCGTGCATAG
- a CDS encoding MFS transporter, translating into MKLDVKKTVQMGFAFLSICAFWQMYNALIPLVLTSTFHLNETISGVIMAMDNVLALFLLPMFGAISDKCKSKMGKRKPFILFGTIAAVILMMLLPIVDNSYFANPTIEKEILFIGILGALLVAMGTYRSPAVALMADCTIKPFRSRANAIINLMGAIGGIIYLGVAAVLYPASKIKDLEHVNYMLVFAVVAGIMLVSLCIVMITVDEVALNKQVENYELLHPEEVFTIEDESGNEVLPKDVKRSLVFLLISVALWFIAYNGMETWFTTYAVRMWDMALGDASLCLLVATAGAIVFFIPSGIVASKIGRKKTILLGIVILGGSFFAGFIFTLIHPSFSPLLYVLFACVGIGWAFINVNSLPMVVEMCKGSDIGKFTGYYYTFSMAAQIVTPIVAGWLLLHVGYITLFPYATVFAIMAFITMMFVKHGDGNVEAKRGLEAFEDMD; encoded by the coding sequence ATGAAATTAGATGTTAAGAAGACAGTGCAAATGGGGTTTGCATTTCTTTCGATTTGCGCATTTTGGCAGATGTACAACGCGTTGATTCCGCTTGTACTTACAAGCACATTTCATCTAAATGAGACCATATCCGGGGTAATTATGGCCATGGATAATGTGCTTGCACTTTTCTTACTACCAATGTTTGGTGCTATATCAGATAAGTGCAAAAGCAAGATGGGTAAGCGTAAGCCATTCATTCTTTTTGGAACTATCGCAGCAGTTATTCTTATGATGCTGTTGCCAATTGTTGATAATAGCTATTTTGCCAATCCAACAATTGAAAAAGAGATTTTGTTCATTGGAATACTTGGCGCACTTCTTGTGGCAATGGGTACATACCGTAGTCCAGCCGTTGCTCTTATGGCAGATTGTACTATCAAGCCATTCCGTTCAAGAGCCAACGCTATCATCAATTTGATGGGAGCCATTGGAGGAATCATTTATCTTGGAGTTGCGGCAGTTCTTTACCCTGCTTCAAAGATAAAGGATTTGGAGCACGTAAATTACATGTTGGTGTTTGCAGTAGTAGCAGGAATCATGCTTGTGTCTCTTTGCATCGTAATGATCACTGTAGATGAGGTGGCACTTAACAAGCAGGTGGAAAACTATGAGCTTCTTCATCCAGAGGAAGTGTTCACAATCGAGGATGAATCAGGAAATGAAGTGCTTCCAAAGGACGTAAAGCGTTCATTAGTATTCTTACTTATTTCTGTAGCACTGTGGTTCATTGCTTACAATGGCATGGAGACCTGGTTTACCACCTATGCAGTCAGAATGTGGGATATGGCATTAGGAGATGCTTCATTATGTCTTCTTGTAGCTACAGCAGGTGCTATTGTTTTCTTTATACCATCCGGTATTGTGGCATCTAAGATAGGCAGAAAGAAGACAATTCTTCTTGGAATCGTAATTCTGGGAGGTAGCTTTTTTGCAGGTTTCATATTTACATTGATTCATCCAAGCTTTTCACCACTGCTTTATGTTCTTTTTGCATGTGTGGGTATAGGTTGGGCATTTATCAATGTAAATTCGCTTCCTATGGTTGTAGAAATGTGTAAGGGTTCGGATATCGGCAAATTCACAGGATACTACTACACATTCTCTATGGCGGCACAAATTGTAACTCCTATTGTTGCAGGTTGGTTACTTTTACATGTGGGATATATCACACTTTTCCCATATGCTACCGTATTTGCGATAATGGCATTTATAACAATGATGTTTGTAAAACATGGAGATGGAAATGTGGAGGCTAAACGCGGCTTGGAAGCTTTTGAAGATATGGATTGA
- a CDS encoding glycerophosphodiester phosphodiesterase: MNKPLVFAHRGASGYFPENTLPAFKEAVRMGADGIELDIHKTKDGQLVVIHDEKIDRTSNGKGDVKDFTLDELRQFNYNATHPECKEAPIPTMREVFELIKPTNLIINIELKTGIVFYEGIEADILAMTKEFGMEDRVIYSSFNHYSIMKIKELDPTARTGFLYMDGTLNMPEYGKEHGVEALHPALYNVQYPNYVQRCHELGLKINTWTVNSKQYMHMACEMGLDGIITNYPDKALEIVNSYNWD; encoded by the coding sequence ATGAATAAACCATTAGTATTTGCTCACAGGGGAGCCAGCGGTTATTTCCCTGAAAACACTCTTCCTGCCTTCAAAGAGGCAGTTAGAATGGGGGCAGACGGTATAGAGTTAGATATACATAAGACAAAGGATGGACAGCTTGTTGTCATCCATGACGAAAAAATCGATAGAACTTCTAATGGCAAGGGAGATGTTAAGGATTTCACTTTAGATGAGCTTAGACAATTCAATTACAATGCAACTCATCCAGAGTGTAAGGAAGCGCCTATTCCTACCATGCGAGAAGTGTTCGAGCTTATTAAGCCAACTAATCTAATCATCAATATTGAGCTTAAAACAGGTATCGTTTTTTATGAGGGAATAGAGGCAGATATTCTTGCTATGACCAAGGAATTTGGCATGGAAGACAGGGTAATCTATTCATCCTTCAATCACTACAGTATCATGAAAATAAAGGAGCTTGATCCTACTGCTAGGACAGGATTCCTCTATATGGATGGCACTCTAAATATGCCAGAATATGGTAAAGAACATGGTGTAGAAGCGCTTCACCCTGCTCTTTATAATGTGCAGTATCCTAATTACGTACAAAGATGTCATGAGCTTGGATTGAAAATCAACACATGGACTGTAAATTCTAAGCAGTACATGCATATGGCATGCGAAATGGGATTGGATGGTATCATTACTAACTATCCGGACAAAGCATTAGAAATAGTAAACAGCTATAATTGGGACTAA
- a CDS encoding alpha/beta hydrolase, with the protein MKFEDIFIKEQDFANTMKGKVLPFLKDKTKEGYFENKDGLKLHYAMLVRPDEKASIVISHGYCEFTTKYSEMLYYFYQMGYSVFILDHRGHGLSDREVDGYYKIHVNSFQDYVSDFNEFIEKIVRPESVTERLILFAHSMGGGIGALYLEQYPDVFKRAILSSPMIELSTGDTSKIVVKMLALLSYIPFLKKRYLPGYHDYDHTFKYPRCSALSKARYTFQYEEREREKHYRTNGCTFGWSREAFNVSKKILKNASLVKIPVIIMQAAMDTLVMPEAQNEFSKRAQNCQLKRFEGSKHEIFNATDDIIIEYYNEVFSFMQGLE; encoded by the coding sequence ATGAAATTTGAAGATATATTTATCAAGGAGCAGGATTTTGCCAACACTATGAAGGGCAAAGTCCTTCCTTTTCTAAAGGATAAAACTAAAGAAGGATATTTTGAGAATAAAGATGGTTTGAAGTTGCATTATGCAATGCTGGTACGCCCAGATGAAAAGGCATCCATTGTTATCTCTCATGGCTATTGCGAGTTCACAACCAAGTATTCTGAGATGCTATATTACTTCTATCAGATGGGTTATTCTGTGTTTATTTTGGATCACAGAGGTCATGGCCTTTCTGATAGAGAAGTGGATGGATACTACAAAATCCATGTAAACAGCTTTCAGGATTACGTATCGGATTTTAACGAATTCATTGAAAAGATAGTTAGGCCGGAAAGTGTTACGGAGCGTTTAATCCTGTTTGCACATTCAATGGGCGGAGGAATTGGTGCATTATATTTGGAGCAATACCCAGATGTGTTTAAAAGAGCTATTCTTTCATCACCTATGATAGAGCTTTCTACTGGTGATACCAGCAAAATAGTTGTAAAGATGTTGGCGTTGCTATCTTATATACCATTCTTAAAAAAGAGATATTTGCCAGGGTATCATGATTATGATCACACTTTCAAATATCCTAGATGCTCGGCTTTATCAAAGGCAAGATACACATTCCAATATGAGGAACGTGAAAGAGAAAAGCATTATCGTACAAACGGATGCACCTTTGGCTGGTCCAGGGAGGCATTTAATGTTTCTAAAAAAATTCTAAAAAACGCAAGCCTAGTAAAAATTCCTGTTATAATAATGCAAGCAGCGATGGATACTCTGGTAATGCCAGAAGCTCAAAACGAATTTTCAAAGCGGGCACAGAACTGTCAGCTTAAAAGATTCGAAGGCAGCAAGCATGAAATATTCAATGCTACAGATGACATTATCATTGAGTATTACAACGAAGTGTTTAGTTTTATGCAGGGTTTAGAATAG
- the clpX gene encoding ATP-dependent Clp protease ATP-binding subunit ClpX: protein MSDKDFREFDPDEKSTTDISDEVIEEVTGQEVKKDKADHEDKPTEFCYICHRPDNITGPLIKMAPGMSVCRECMQHTFDSMGGFGFGGGDNSKSNVDMNKIPNISFLNLGSLFGEGPKVKNAHGASTQKEEDRPAPAIDINNIIPPHKIKAMLDEYVVGQDYAKKVMSVAVYNHYKRVATGTMDDIEIEKSNMLMLGPTGSGKTYLVRTLARLLDVPLAITDATSLTEAGYIGDDIESVVSKLLAAAGNDVERCQQGIIFIDEIDKLAKKKNANQRDVSGESVQQGMLKLLEGADVEVPIGASSKNAMVPTTTINTRNILFICGGAFPAMDEIIKARLNKHSSMGFMADLKDKYDDDKNILQKVTVEDLREFGMIPEFIGRLPIVFATETLDEDMLVRILKEPKNAIIKQYQKLLELDEVKLDFEDGALHAIARKALDKKLGARGLRSIIEEFMLDIMYEIPKDDNIGQVIITEDYIEKKGGPRILVRTTGMIPEKAAAN from the coding sequence ATGTCAGATAAAGATTTTAGAGAATTTGACCCAGATGAGAAATCTACTACAGATATCTCAGACGAGGTTATAGAGGAAGTTACAGGTCAGGAAGTAAAAAAGGATAAAGCAGACCACGAAGATAAGCCAACAGAGTTTTGCTATATCTGCCACAGACCAGACAATATCACAGGTCCATTAATTAAAATGGCTCCAGGAATGAGTGTATGCCGCGAGTGCATGCAGCACACTTTCGATTCCATGGGAGGATTTGGTTTCGGTGGAGGCGACAATTCAAAGAGCAATGTTGATATGAACAAGATTCCAAACATCAGCTTTTTGAATCTTGGAAGTCTCTTCGGCGAAGGACCAAAGGTAAAGAATGCTCACGGTGCTTCAACTCAAAAGGAAGAAGATAGACCAGCACCAGCAATTGACATCAACAACATCATCCCTCCTCACAAAATCAAGGCTATGCTTGATGAGTATGTGGTTGGACAGGATTATGCTAAAAAGGTTATGTCTGTTGCTGTTTACAATCATTATAAGCGTGTGGCTACTGGCACAATGGATGATATTGAAATCGAAAAGTCAAACATGCTTATGCTTGGACCTACAGGTTCAGGAAAGACTTATCTTGTTCGCACATTAGCTCGTCTTTTGGATGTGCCTCTTGCTATCACAGACGCCACATCTCTTACAGAAGCAGGCTATATTGGCGATGACATCGAATCAGTAGTCAGCAAGCTTCTTGCAGCAGCTGGAAACGATGTTGAGCGTTGTCAGCAGGGTATCATATTCATCGATGAGATTGATAAGCTTGCAAAAAAGAAAAATGCAAATCAGCGTGATGTAAGTGGCGAATCTGTACAGCAGGGTATGCTTAAGCTTCTTGAAGGTGCGGACGTTGAAGTACCTATCGGAGCTTCCAGCAAGAACGCTATGGTGCCTACCACTACAATCAACACACGCAATATTCTATTTATTTGCGGTGGCGCTTTCCCAGCTATGGATGAGATTATTAAGGCTCGTCTTAATAAGCATTCATCTATGGGATTTATGGCAGATCTTAAGGATAAATATGACGACGATAAAAACATCCTTCAGAAGGTTACAGTGGAGGATTTAAGAGAGTTTGGTATGATTCCGGAATTCATCGGACGTCTTCCAATTGTATTTGCTACAGAAACGCTTGATGAGGATATGCTTGTTCGTATTCTCAAGGAGCCAAAGAATGCAATTATCAAGCAGTACCAGAAGCTTCTTGAGCTTGATGAGGTTAAGCTTGATTTCGAGGATGGGGCGCTTCATGCTATTGCTAGAAAGGCTCTTGATAAAAAGCTTGGAGCCAGAGGTCTTCGCTCTATCATAGAGGAATTTATGCTGGATATTATGTATGAAATTCCTAAGGATGATAATATTGGTCAGGTAATCATCACTGAGGATTATATAGAGAAAAAAGGTGGTCCTAGAATCCTTGTTAGGACAACTGGTATGATACCTGAAAAAGCAGCTGCTAATTAA
- a CDS encoding cold-shock protein → MSKGTVKWFNNSKGYGFISDEAGNDVFVHFSGINSEGFKTLEEGATVEYEVTDGAKGPQAVNVTVVR, encoded by the coding sequence ATGAGCAAAGGTACAGTTAAGTGGTTCAACAATTCAAAGGGCTACGGATTTATCTCAGACGAAGCTGGAAACGATGTATTCGTTCACTTCAGCGGCATCAACTCAGAGGGATTCAAGACTCTCGAAGAAGGTGCTACAGTTGAGTATGAAGTAACTGATGGGGCAAAGGGACCACAGGCTGTTAACGTAACAGTTGTACGTTAA